TTAGAAACCAAAATCAGAAGATATAAACATCTAGAGATGAAGTCTAAATTAAAATTTAGCGGCTCAGGTGTCCGGTTTAAGCGAGACTTGAGAATTGAACACCCACAAAATATATCTTTAGGAAATAAAGTTTACATTGGACAAGATGTTTTATTAGATGGTCGTGGCGGAATCACAATTGGGGACAATACAACACTTGGATTTAATGTTGTTATTCTCTCTGCAAATCATGACTATAAAAGTAATGATCTTCCCTATGAACATAATATCTACATTCATAAACCTGTTGTTATCGGGCGCAATGTTTGGATTGGCGGAAATGTTCTCATTGTTCCGGGTGTTTCAATTGGGGATGGTGCAATTGTAGCGGCTGGTACAGTTGTAACTGCCAATGTTGACCCATTAGCAATTGTTGGAAATCAACCTATGAGAATAATTAAATACCGCGATAAAGAACACTATGAACGCCTTGCTAGCAAGCAAGTAAGTGAGGATAATTCGTAATTATTATCTTAGAAAAAATAGGGTAAGCATTATAATGTCTACCCTACTTGTTTAAACTTTGAATTGCTTAAACTAGCGCTGGCTTACTAGCACGCTTCACTTGCGGCGTTGCAATCATTTGCATTCCTGCGGGTGCAGCGATAGTTAGACCACGGCGCACAGGACGCACAGGACGCTTGTTCACCAGCGATAGTTGAAAATTCGACAGAATAGTTGCCAAAACAATTTTCATTTCATACTGAGCAAATACCAAGCCGATACAGCGGCGATTTCCGCCACCAAAAGGTAAAAATTCGTATGAGGAAAATTGTTTTTCTAAAAAGCGTTCTGGTTTAAACTGCTGGGGCTGTGGGTAAACTTCTGGGCGATGGTGTGCTAAATAGATACTGGGAACTACTGCTGTTCCCACTGGCAACTTGTAGCCCATAATTTCAATTGGGGATTTCACAATCCTGAAAAAGGCATTTACCAAAATTGGATAAATTCGTAATGTTTCTTGGCAAACTGCTGTCAAATAAGGTAGCTTGGCAACAATACTCGGTTCCGGGTTAGCACCAAGGGTTTCCAGTTCTTGTGACAACTTCTCACTAACCTCTGGTAAACGGTCAAGCCAGTAAAAAACCCAAGTTAGTGCGGAAGCAGTAGTTTCATGCCCTGCAACCAACATTGTCATTAATTCATCGCGTAATTCTTCGTCTGACATCGCCTGACCATCTTCATAACGAGCAGATATCAATAAACTAAGAATGTCTTGGCGATTTTGCCCAGATTCAGCTCGACGTTCCCGAATCAGAGCATAAATGAGTTGATCAATTTGTTGTAATAGACGCTTAATTCGCCCCCAAGGACTCCATGCACCTAAATCTTTTTGCATAAAACTAAAAAAGAAGGCGGTGGATATCAATGGAGAACCCATGAAATCTAGCAAGGAAGTTAACAATTGTCGCAGTTCCTGAAAAAGCGGGCCTTCATCTACACCAAACACTACCCGCAAAATAACGCGCAAAGTGATTTCCTGCATCGACGCCCGGATATTGAAACGCTTACCAATATTCCATTCGTTGGTTACTTGCTGAGTTATTTCTCTGATAGTTTGACCGTAAGCCCGCATCCTTTCGCCATGAAAGGGAGGCGTCAATAATTGACGTTGGCGCTGATGGCGATCGCCATCAATTAAAATCAAAGAATTATCACCAAGCAAAAATCGTAAAATCCCGTTTCCTCCACCAGTCTCAAAAGAGCTAGCATCAGCAGTAAAAATCTGTTCCAGCGCTTTGGGATGACTGAAATACACAATATGAGTTTCCCTACGTCCCCAAATGGTGAAGTTGTCACCATAGACTTTGGCGAAATCCTCCACATATTTGAGGGGCTGAGTAATAAATTTAATCAGCCGCAGCGTGTAAGGTACTTTTGGCCCATCAGGCAGGTTGTAAGTTACTGTCATGTAAGTTTTTCCAGTTGATGGCTTCTATATTTTATTGTTACGAGTTTTCATGTTCTTGAGGGTCACACAAAGCGGTATATTCTTGTAAGGCAGCGTCGGAAGCAAGCAGTGCCAAAAATCATCGCTATCCTCAACGGTAAAGGAGGAGTCGGTAAAACGACTACCGCAGTCAACTTGGCTGCAAATTTTGCTCAGAAAAAAAAGGTAATTTTAATTGACGCAGATATTCAAGGTTCTGCTAGTTGGTGGGTTGGGCGTAATCAGCAAGGAATGGAATTTGATCTATCTAAAGAGAGTGATCCTACACTTTTAGGTGATTTGGGAAAGATAAAAGGTTACGATTTAGTAGTGGTAGATACACCTCCCGCGCTGCGATCTGAAGCATTGGCGGCGGTAGTTGCGATCGCTGATTATCTAGTTTTGCCTACACCCCCAGCAGCAATGGATTTAGCTATCCTCATAGAAACAGTCAAGGAAGCCGTCACCCCTGTGGGAACACCGCATCGGGTACTGCTAACTAAAGTTGATACGCGGAGTATGGGGGAAGCAATAGAAGCAAAAAACACTCTCATCCGGCTGGGTATTCCAGTTTGTGATACTTTTATTCGTGCGTATAAAGCTCATGAACGAGCAGCGCTTGAGGGTGTAGCCATTACTCAATGGCGAGGAAGAAATGCACAAGAGGCGGAATTAGACTACCGCCGCGTGGCTGATGAACTACAGCGTGATTGGAGGAAAAAATAATGGCTGCTAGAAAACGTCTCGCTGACTTGCTACAAGAGGAAGCAGAAAAATTCACACCTTCCGAAGGTGAAACTGCAATTGAAGTCACAGCAGAAGAAATCACTGAAGAGAAGGCTTCACCAACAGAAGAATCGGCGCAGCCACTTGAGTCAAATGCTGCTAGGCGCTCAAATCCAACGAAAGCTGATTTAGAAGCAACTCTCAAAGAGTTAACAGCTAATTTAGAAAAAAGCCAGCAAAAGCAAGCTGCTCAAGAGCAGAAAATAGTTGATTTGCAAACCACTTTATCTGAACAAAAAGCATCATTAGAACGCCTAACAAAAGAACTGAACGAAACTAAACAAACAGCGCTACAACTTGCAGAAGCAAATTCCAAGCTGATAGAAGAAAATAATGCTTTAAAACAACCAGCAAAAACTAATTCTAAACCTGTTGAAAAAGAACCTATCAAAGAAACTAGTGCTTTAAGACCAGTAAAGGAAAGCTACAATCCCCTAAGCTACAGAAAATCACATAGATCATCGGAAAAGCTGGCAGAACGGCAAACAGAAACAAATGATGATTTTGCCCAGAATACTTGGTTGTATGACTAGTGCAATAAGGCATTTTGTAAAGAGATTAAGCAAATTTAAATCCACGCTTCATCTCTTTACCTAGTCTTTTCCAACGCTTTAATCGCAGCTTTTGATATCATGTCCGTCAACTTACTCTTATAGCAGGAAACAGGGAACACTTCTCTACGAGAGGCTGCACTTAGGGCGCAGCTATGCCGCAGGCTTTACGACAAGCGGTAGTTGAATCTCGACTTCGCTCGATTCCCGCGCAGTTGTGCTGAGCGTCTTGCCCTGACTTGTGCCGAGCATCTCGACTTCGCTCGATGGAACCGGAGCCGAGGTAGCTTGGCCGTACCCCTAAGGGACGCTACGCGTAGCGTCCCTTAGGGAAGGGAGCCGAAGTAGTCGAAACTCAGTGCATCGCAGAGAACAGCTTTGAAAGTCTTTTGGTGTCTGGGTTTTTTGTTCAGTTGATGCCCTAAACTGCCTGTCGACAGCTACATATATCGAAAGCGATTGAAACGACACAATCTTAAGGTTTCTATGATTGTTTACTATAGGTAGCTTTTCACAGTATTTAAGCGGACGTTATTTATTTCTAATTACTAAGTAAGTAGATATAGATTAAACTGAAGATGTTTTTTGCTTCGTAGTTTGCCCTGTTTTCCAAAACAGGGTAAACTGCAAAACTTTATAGAGGTTTATTCCGAAAATCTAAAATATGTCGGGCAGTGATTTGTGGTTTTTCTAAGTGAGGGAGATGACCACAATCTTGAATCCAAATAAGGGTACTTTGTGGAATTGCCCTTTTAAACCTTGTGGCATCCTTAATACCCAATATCTTATCGGAATCGCCCCATAAAATCAGTGTCGGTTGCACAATTTCTGCTATCTTTTTAAATCTAAAAGCACTGTAACCACCACTTTTAGTAAAAGCAATTAAAGCTTGATGCCAATTTGGTATTTCTAGGTGTAATGCTCCACAGCACAGAGCATCAATAGAGGCAAGACTTTGATTTTTATATCCCATGCGAGAAACGCGATCGCGCACTTTGAGATTACGTAAAAATTGAGTTGCTAAATAATCTAACGGTGGAAACATCAATTTGCTCAGAGTTGAACCACCCGCTAAACCAGCACTATCAATTAACACCAGTTTTTGCACAACTTCTGGATAAGTCAGCGTAAAATCAATAGCTGTTGCACCACCCATTGAAGCGCCTACTAAAATTACAGGTTGGTTAATTAGACTTTTCCAAAAATAATAAAGATGCGTTTTAATCGCAGTTGGACTATAGGCAATACCTGAGAGCCTATCTGTAAAGCCAAAACCCAACAAATCCACAGCCCACGTTTCATTATCTTCAGCAAGCAGAGGCAAAAGCCGACGAAATTCTAATACAGAACTGTCAAAGCCATGAATTAATAAGATAGGAGTTCCACCACTACCTTGAGTAACATAAGTCGTGGTAATTGCTTGATTAGTTAAGGGAGTAGCGATCGCTTGACTTTTTATACGCTGAGCTAAAGCGATCGAGCTAGGTTCTGTCAGTTGCTCAACTGCGGCAGGAAGAAAATTAGGAAACATAAATTTTAGTTTACCGTAGGCACTCCCACATATCACTGATTTTATCCAACGATAAAATTATATGGAGTTGTACTCAACTTAATTACTTCTTGAATAAGAAATATAAGCCAGCAGCAAGAATTTACTCCTACCTCTTGTACAGACGCGTAGACGCTCGAAGAGCGTCTACGCGTCTGTACTCCTACCTCCTCTGAACTTATATCAAAGAAAGTTATGCCAAATGTCAAAATTGGGACTAAAGCCTCGTACAATTGATATCACTTATTTATTTGATTTAGGAACTGATGCCATGCCAATGGCGGTTGGCGTAATAGAAACTTTAGGTTTTCCAAGTGTCTTAGCCTCAGCAGATGCAATGGTAAAATCTGCTGCGGTCACACTGGTATATTATGGCCTAGCGGAAAGTGGTCGCTTTGTAGTCGCTGTCCGAGGACACGTTGCTGAAGTAAAAAGAGCTGTTGAAGCCGGAATAGTCGCTGGAGAAGAAGTAAAGGTTGATACAGTAATCACCCACTACATTGTTCCCAATCCCCCGGAAAATGTGGAAACAATACTACCAATCCACTTTACCGAAGAATCAGAACCTTTCCGTTTCTAAGCAATTTAACTAGCAAAAGCTGTAGCAAAGCTTCGTAAAATTCATTTGTAGCGTCATATTACGTATATTCATACAGGAGATTACTAATGTCATTACAGGCAGTTGGAGCACTAGAGACTAAGGGGTTTCCTGCTGTGTTAGCAGCAGCAGATGCTATGGTGAAAGCTGGCCGAGTTACCCTCGTCGGTTATATCAGAGTAGGTAGCGCTCGTTTTACAGTTAATATTCGTGGCGATGTTTCTGAGGTAAAGACAGCTATGGCTGCTGGTGTTGAAGCCGC
This region of Nostoc sp. UHCC 0302 genomic DNA includes:
- a CDS encoding DapH/DapD/GlmU-related protein, giving the protein MKEIKEKIINKLERLFEQRLLPRLVQWIEYLETKIRRYKHLEMKSKLKFSGSGVRFKRDLRIEHPQNISLGNKVYIGQDVLLDGRGGITIGDNTTLGFNVVILSANHDYKSNDLPYEHNIYIHKPVVIGRNVWIGGNVLIVPGVSIGDGAIVAAGTVVTANVDPLAIVGNQPMRIIKYRDKEHYERLASKQVSEDNS
- a CDS encoding cytochrome P450 — translated: MTVTYNLPDGPKVPYTLRLIKFITQPLKYVEDFAKVYGDNFTIWGRRETHIVYFSHPKALEQIFTADASSFETGGGNGILRFLLGDNSLILIDGDRHQRQRQLLTPPFHGERMRAYGQTIREITQQVTNEWNIGKRFNIRASMQEITLRVILRVVFGVDEGPLFQELRQLLTSLLDFMGSPLISTAFFFSFMQKDLGAWSPWGRIKRLLQQIDQLIYALIRERRAESGQNRQDILSLLISARYEDGQAMSDEELRDELMTMLVAGHETTASALTWVFYWLDRLPEVSEKLSQELETLGANPEPSIVAKLPYLTAVCQETLRIYPILVNAFFRIVKSPIEIMGYKLPVGTAVVPSIYLAHHRPEVYPQPQQFKPERFLEKQFSSYEFLPFGGGNRRCIGLVFAQYEMKIVLATILSNFQLSLVNKRPVRPVRRGLTIAAPAGMQMIATPQVKRASKPALV
- a CDS encoding ParA family protein gives rise to the protein MPKIIAILNGKGGVGKTTTAVNLAANFAQKKKVILIDADIQGSASWWVGRNQQGMEFDLSKESDPTLLGDLGKIKGYDLVVVDTPPALRSEALAAVVAIADYLVLPTPPAAMDLAILIETVKEAVTPVGTPHRVLLTKVDTRSMGEAIEAKNTLIRLGIPVCDTFIRAYKAHERAALEGVAITQWRGRNAQEAELDYRRVADELQRDWRKK
- a CDS encoding alpha/beta hydrolase produces the protein MFPNFLPAAVEQLTEPSSIALAQRIKSQAIATPLTNQAITTTYVTQGSGGTPILLIHGFDSSVLEFRRLLPLLAEDNETWAVDLLGFGFTDRLSGIAYSPTAIKTHLYYFWKSLINQPVILVGASMGGATAIDFTLTYPEVVQKLVLIDSAGLAGGSTLSKLMFPPLDYLATQFLRNLKVRDRVSRMGYKNQSLASIDALCCGALHLEIPNWHQALIAFTKSGGYSAFRFKKIAEIVQPTLILWGDSDKILGIKDATRFKRAIPQSTLIWIQDCGHLPHLEKPQITARHILDFRNKPL
- a CDS encoding carbon dioxide-concentrating mechanism protein CcmK; this translates as MPMAVGVIETLGFPSVLASADAMVKSAAVTLVYYGLAESGRFVVAVRGHVAEVKRAVEAGIVAGEEVKVDTVITHYIVPNPPENVETILPIHFTEESEPFRF
- a CDS encoding carbon dioxide-concentrating mechanism protein CcmK; its protein translation is MSLQAVGALETKGFPAVLAAADAMVKAGRVTLVGYIRVGSARFTVNIRGDVSEVKTAMAAGVEAAENVYGGTLESWVIIARPHENVEAVLPIAYTEAVQEYRESVENPIVRSSNGR